The DNA sequence GCGGACGGCAGCCTCGGCGAGAGCATCCAGGCTGAGTCCGTCGTCGAGGTGCTCGGAGGTCACGGGGGAGTATCCGGCGGCATCGATCTGCGACGCGGTCCAGCGGACGTTCGTCCCGCGCTCCTCCGGCGATGCGGTGGCCAGCAGGGCGGCGGCGATGAAGACCTTCATGGTCGAGGCGTACGGCAAGCGGACGTCGGCGTCGTGATCGACGATCCGGCCGTCGTCTCGGATGGCGGCGACGCCGACGGTGACCGCGAACTCCGCCTCGATCGCTCGGATCTGCGGACCGATGTCCGCCGCTGCGGGCGGAGTGGGCGCAGCGGTCTGATCGGTGTTCACCGGAGAGGGCGGGGCAGGGTCGGCGCTGCAGCCCGACGCTGCCAGCACGACGGCCAGCGCCGACACGGCCAAGGCCCGCGTCCAGGTCGTCGTCGTGCGCTTCGCGTCTGTCAGGGACATTCCTTTCAACCGAACGAGTAGAGGATGAGGAACGCCGAGTTGTAGACGATGTGCACGACGACTCCTGGCCACACCGACTTCGTGCGGACCATGAGCCACCCGTTCACGAGACCGACGAGGAGGGCGGAGGGGAGGACGAGATTGATGCCGTGGAAGACGGCGAAGATCAGCGCGCTCAGGACGATCGCCGCCCAACTGCCCCACCTCTCGAAGAAGCGAGTCAGGATCCCGCGGAACACGAGTTCCTCGCCCAGCGGCGTGAGGACCGCTCCGAAGAAGATCGTACCGATGAGCGCGAGCACTCCTCCGGATGCCGCGGCGCGGAGGGTGTCCTGAGAGTCGTCCACGCCGGGGAACAGATGCTGCACGACCGTGTCGAAGGTCAGGATCACGGCGAAGCACGCGGCCGCCAGGAGCACGGCGATGAGCAGCCATCGCGGCTCGACCCGCCGAACCCCGAACGCGGAGAGGTCGCGCATGCGGACGAGGACGACGATCGTGAACACGAGGATCGGCGCCGCGCCCGAGAAGAAGAGCCCGGCGACTCCCTCCAGGGCCGGGGTCGGCGCGGGGAAGATCCCCAGCAGGACGATGCCCGCTCCGTAGATCAGCACCGCGGAGACCAGCGCGACGATCAGCTCCAGCCACTGCGGTCGACGCTCTGCGGTCGTCGAGGCGTTCGTTCTCGGGGCGTTCGTTTTCGAGGTGTCGTTCGTCATGGATGTCAGTGGACACCGTGCCCTCGGGGCAGGGTCAACGTCTCGGTGGCCGGACGGAGATCGATCACGCCGGTGGATCGTCCTCCGCCTCCCCGCGTCGGAGGATCTCGTCGGCACGCGCGAGAGCACGGAGCTGACCGTGATTGAAGGTGTCGAGGAGTGCCGACGAGAGAGCCTCTTGCGCGAGACTTCCCTTCGTGCGTGTCGCGGATCGCAGGTCGGCCGCCCAGGGGAATCGCTCGCGGTGCGCCGCCATCGAGACGGCGAGGAGCTGGGCGACGTGCTCGACGACTGCGCCGTCCGACTCGTCGGTGAGAGCCTCGAACGGTTCGCTCGCGTCGTCGGGTTCGGTGAGCAGGACGCTCGTGTCGTGGAGCACCGTCTCGTTCAGGACGCGGGAGTACACGGTGAGCAGCCCGCGGTACTTCTCTGGGAGTCCGTCCGCGGAATTCGCGAACGGCGCGGGCGTGTCGAGCGGTGCTCGGTATCGCAGGAGGAGAGCGAGTTCGGCGCGTACGCGCTGCAGTCGTTCGATGGTCGCCTCGAGTTCTGCATCCAGGATGGCGATGGAGGCGTCCGCGTCGGCCGAGTTCGTGGCCAGCGCGCGGATCTGCGCGAGAGAGATGCCGAGGTCGCTCATCCGCTTGACCTGCAGCAGACGGACCAGATGAGCGGTCCGGTACTGCTTGTACCCGTTGCCCGCGCGCTCCGGCTCGTCGAGCACCCCGACCCGATGGTAGTGCCGGACCGTCTTCACCGTCGTGCCGGCCAGGTCGGCCAGCTGCTTCGTGCTCCACGCCATGCGTTCCTCTTTCGTCGCCGATATCCATATCAGCAGGTGCCCCAGGGGCACGGTCAAGGAGATTCCCGGTTGACCCGGCCCCCAGGGCACGGTGTGTCCTCGACCCATGAAGAAATTGAGTGCTGTCCTCGCCGTTCTCGCCGGTCTCGGAATCCTCGTCGCTGTGTCGTTCACCGTGCACGGCAACAACCCGAACGTGCTGCAGTTCCTGCCCGATCCGATCACGGACTTCACGACCGACCACGGGTGGGTGTCGTGGATCGGCACCGCAGTGGGCGCTGTCGCGATCCTCGTGCGGCTCTTCGTCGAGAGTCGCATCGAGAGGAGCGCCTCGCTCCGCTCGCGGAGGTGACGGGCGCCCACCGGGAGGCCGCCGGAAAACGAAAGAACCCGCGATCTCTCGCGGGTTCTTGATGGTGGACCTGAGGGGACTCGAACCCCTGACCCCCTGCATGCCATGCAGGTGCGCTACCAGCTGCGCCACAGGCCCAGAACTGCTTCCTTCTGCTCGAAGCAACTTTGAAAGAGTACTACACGGATCACGCACAGCACCAATCGGGGCGTGCACTCCGGGCGCGTCGGCGGTGCGCGGAACAACACCGCGCGGTCGGGTGTTGATCAGAGCGTGGACATCCTCGACAGCGTGGTGATCGGGGCCGGTCAGGCCGGACTCTCGGCGTCGTACCACCTGACGCGCCTCGGCATCCGTCATGTGGTGCTGGACGCCGATGACAGGCCAGGCGGAGCCTGGCAGCACCGCTGGGATGCGCTCACGATGCGCGACGTGCACGGTGTGGCCGAGCTCCCCGACGACGCAGCACCGCCGCGCGACGACGAGAGGGCCAATGTCGCGGTGCCGGCGACCTTCGCGGCCTACGAGAAGGCCCACGGACTCCCGGTGGTGCGACCGGTGCGCGTCGATCGCGTCACGGACGACGACGGCATCCTCATCGTCCACGCCGGCGACCGCGAGTGGCGCACCCGCACGATCGTCAACGCCACCGGCACCTGGACTCATCCGTTCCTGCCGCACTACCCGGCGATGGAGACGTTCCTGGGCGACCAGTTCCACACGGTCGACTACCCGGGGCCGGAGTTCTTCCGCGGCAAGCGCGTGCTCGTCGTGGGTGGCGGAGCATCGGCCGTGCAGTTCCTCGGTGCGATCGCGCCGATCGCCGAGACCGTCTGGGCGACCCGTCGCGAGCCGGTCTGGCGCACCGACGACTTCACCCCGGAGGCCGGGGCGGCGGCCGTCGCTCTCGTCGAGCAGCGAGTGGCGCAGGGGCTGCCGCCGGAGAGCGTCGTGAGCGTGACGGGGCTGATGCTGCGCGAGCAGGAGCGGGAGGCCGAACGGCTCGGCGCCTACGCAGACAGGCGGCCGATGTTCGAGCGCATCGAACCCGACGGTGTGCGCTGGGCCGACGGCACGTTCGAGCGCGTCGACGTCATCCTCTGGGCGACGGGATTCCGCCCGGCGATCGCCCACCTGGCGCCCCTGCACCTGCGGAGCGCGGCAGGCGGCATACAGCTCGACCGCAACGGTCGCGGCACGACGGCGGTGGCCGATCCGAGGATCCAGCTCGTCGGATACGGGCCGTCGGCGAGCACGATCGGCGCCAATCGAGCAGGACGCGCAGCCGCCAAGGGCGTGCAGCTGGCACTCGCCACGCGGACGGTTCCCGCCCCCTGAGTCGCTGATTCCATCCCGGCGGTGCGCCGTCGATACGCTGAGGACATGATCCGCATCGCGCTCATGGTCGTCTGGCTGCTGCTCTCGGCATGGCTCGTGATCTGGACCGGGGAAGGACTGTTCGGCGTCGACCAACGCGAGTCGATCCTGCCTTTCGCGGGGGAGGACACGCTCGGCGCTCCGATCATCATCGGTGTCGCCTGGGGGCTCATGCTCACGTTCGGCGGCACCATGTCGGGCTTCGGTCGACGCCGGAAGCTCCGCGGCGAATCGCACATCGGAGTGGGCCGCATCGTCGAGGTCTCCCGCACGGGTCTCACGGTCAACGACGTGCCGCAGTACGACCTCTTCATCCGGGTCACCCCTGGCTCCGGCGACGACTTCATCGCCCAGCTGCGTACCCTCGTGCAGCCGACCGACCTGTCGTCGTTGCAGGTGGGAAACCCGCTCCCGGTGCGATACAGCCTCGCCGACCAGGACGCCGTGGAGCTCGCCGACATCAGCGACCCGTCCGTGCGCGAGGCGGTGCTGCAGTGGCGCATCGACCGCGGGCTCATCGATCCCAGTCAGGTGCGGGCACGGACGACGGGGACGCAGGTGCCGGCTTCCGTGATCGCGGTGCGACCGACCGGACGACGTCTGGAGGGGCAGAGCGAGCTCGCCCTGACGGTGCTCCTGGCACCGGAGGGACAATCCACCTGGGAGGCCGAGACCACCGTCTTCGTGTATCCGGAGGCGATCTCGCGCTTCCAGGTCGGCGCACCGATCTGGGCGTTCTACCGACGGGAGGATCCGCAGACCGTGGCGGTCACGATCGAGAAGGAGCCCGGCCGATGAACATCCCCGACACCCTGATCTGGCTGCTGAACTTCCCGGCGGCGCACGGCTACGCCATGGTCTTCATCGCGGGCTTCTCGCTCTTCGGACTCTTCGCGCTGTCGGCGTCGGGCGCGACGCCGGGCGATGCGCTGCGACGAGTGCGCGAGCGCGAGGGGCTGCTCCGTCCAGAGCACGCGAAACGCGGTCGATGGGGAGGACGCCTCGTGCGGATCGTCTTCCGCGTGCTCACGGTCGTCATGCTCGCGAGCCTCGTCATCGGCATCCTGAGCCTGACCGGCGTTCCCGTGACCCGCGCGTACATCTACGAGCACGGGCAGCCGACGACGGGCACCCGCGACGGCGATTGGATCACGTTCTCGACGGCCTCCGGTGTCGAGTACACGGTGGAGAGCAACTTCTTCACCCCCGCGGTCTACCCCGACCGCGACGCGTACCTGTCGGGCGATCAGGTGGTCGTGCGCTACCTGCCCTCGCACCCGCAGGCATATGTGATCGACAGTTCGCAAGGCCCCCGCTGACCCGAGCCGATGTCGGATCCGGCGCGTAGGGTGAAGGTATGTCGCGCATCATCGTCTTCGGCGGCCACGGCCGCATCGCCCTGCTGCTCGCTCCTCTCCTCGTCGCCCGCGGCGACGAGGTCACGGCGGTCATCCGCAATCCCGACCACGTCGACGACGTCGAGAAGACGGGTGCGACGGCGTTGGTCTCCGACATCGAGCAGCTTGACACGCGCGGCCTCGCCGAGATCATCGCCGGACACGACGCGATCGTCTGGTCGGCCGGCGCGGGCGGGGGATCGCCCGAGCGCACGTATGCGGTCGATCGCGACGCGGCGATCCGCACGATGGATGCCGCGGCGGATGCCGGTGTCGGTCGCTACGTCATGGTCTCGTGGATCGGCTCGAAAGCCGACCACGGCATCCCCGAGGACGACTCGTTCTTCCCGTACGCCGACGCGAAATGGGCCGCCGACGAGCACCTGCGCGGCACCGACCTCGACGGCACGATCCTCGGCCCCGGAACGCTGACCTTCGACGAGCCCACCGGCCGCATCGTGATCGATCCGGAGGGGCGCGGCGAGGTCTCGCGCGCCGATGTCGCTCAGGTCATCGCCGAGTCGATCGGCAACCCCTCGACGTTCGGCCGCACGATCCGCTTCGGCAACGGCGACGCCGACACCGCCGTCCCGATCGGCGACGCCCTCAGCGCCTGAGTCGATGAGGCGGCGTCCGGCGGCGGCGATCAGCGCGGCGGTCATCGTCGCGCTGGGGATGCTGTCGGCACCCGCGGTCGCGGTCGACGCGCCCGCTACCCGCGCATCAGTCCCGCGTGCACCCTCCGCCGCAGACGGCGGAGGGATCGATGCGCGTGCGGCGCAGCTCGTCGAGCGCATGAGCACCGCCGAGCAGGCGGCCAGCGTGGTCATGGGGCACATCCCGACGACCGACCCGACAGCGCTCGCGAGCTACATGCAGCAGGGTTTCGGCGGCTTCATCCTCATGGGTGCGAACGTGCCGGAGAGCGGCGACGTCACGGTCGTCACCGATGCACTCGTCGCCGACGCCGACGCCGACGCCGACGCCGACCCGCCGCCGCTGCTCGCGATCGATCAAGAGGGCGGGATCGTCTCGCGTCTCGGCGCGGACACCTACCCGGCGTCGACGTCGCTGAAGACGCAGCCGGTCGCTGCGACGTCTGCCGCATTCGCAGCACGCGCCGCGCTCGTCGCGCGCTCGGGGATCCACGTCAACTTCGGCACGGTCGCCGACGTGCCGGCCGACTCCGCGTCGTTCATCTTCGGTCGCGCGCTGGGCGCGGACCCGCAGAGCGCGGCAGAGCGCGTCGTCGCGGCGACAGCGGCCCAGGAGCCGGTCGTCGCATCCACGCTCAAGCACTTCCCCGGGCACGGTGCCGCGCCGGGCGACTCCCACCACGCGATCCCGTCGACCACCGAGACGCTCGACGAGTGGCGCGCGACCGACGCCGTGCCGTTCGCGGCGGGTGTCGACGCCGGAGCGTCCCTCCTCATGTTCGGTCATCTCGCGTACACCGCTATCGATGCGGCGCCCGCATCTCTGTCGCCCGCCTGGCATGAGATCGCGCGAGACGAGCTCGGCTTCGACGGGGTCATCGTCACCGACGACCTCGGGATGCTGTCGTCTTCGGGTATCGCCGCCTACGCCGACCCCGTGGCCAACGCCGTCACGGCCCTCGCGGCCGGGAGCGACCTGCTGCTGATGATCGCGGGCTCGACGCCCGACACAGCCGGTCAGATCGCCGCCGGGATCACCGCGGCGGTCGAGGCGGGCACGGTGCCGGAGGAGCGGCTCGTCGATGCCGCCACGCGGGTCATGGCTCTCCGCCTGCAGCAGGCGACGGCATCGACCGAGTGGACCCTCTGCGCCGAGTGCACGCCCGTCGACTGACGGTCGGTGCGCGGCAGGTCGCAGCGACGGCCGGTCAGACCGCCATCAGGGCATCTGCTCCGAGCCACGATTCGAGCAACCGCGCACGCAGTGCCGCCCCGCGCTCCGCGAACCCCCGCTGACGGCGCACGTACTCGGCCTTCCCCTCGGGCGTCTCGATCGGCACCGGCACGACGCCCCAGGCGCTGAGGTCGTACGGGGCTGCCTCCATGTCGAGCAGGCGGATGTCACGGGCCAGCTCGAACGCATCGAGCAGCAGCTCACCGGGAACGAGGGGGCCGAGCTTGAGCGCCCACTTGTAGAGGTCCATCCCGGCGTGCAGGCATCCCGGTTGCTCGAACAGCGGTTGGTCGTCGCGCGTCAGGGGCGTGCGATTGCGCGGCACCGCATCGGGGGTGAAGAACCGGAAAGCGTCGAAGTGCGTGCACCGCAGCTCGTGGCTCTCCACGACGAGGTCGGTACCGGCCTGTCCGAGCCGCAGCGGCACCGCATGACGGTGTTCGTCGGCGCGGTAGACCATCGCCCACTCGTGCAGGCCGAAGCACCCGAACTGGCCGGGTCTCGAGGCGGTGCGGCGCAGCATCCGCTCGACGAGTCCGGCGAGCTCGGGTTTCTCCGCTGCGAACCCGGCAGCGTCGGGGACGGCGCCGTCGGGAGTCGTGCCGGGGGAGTACCAGCGCCAGGTGCGCCTCTCGCCGGCATCCTCCAGCTCCACTCCCGCGCCGGGATGCCACCGTCGCAGTTGCGCGGGCTTGTACGAGTAGTAGGTGAAGAGGAAGTCCCAGACCGGGTGGGTCTCGCGGCGCGAGGCCCGCGCACGGTGCTCGGCGGTGAGAGCGTCCGCCCGCTCGTGGTGCGCCCGCTCTCGCTCCAGCCAGGTGGTCGGGGACAGACGCATATCAGTCCAGGATGCCGGCTTCGCCGAGGAGGTCGCGCAGCCCCGCACCGTCCTCTGCGCTGACCCAGGGGGCGACGTCCTCGGAGTGCGGTTCGCGTCCGGCACGGCCGCCGGCCAGCACGGCCTCGGCGGGCAGCAGTCGCCGGATGGCGACACCGCTCACGGAGTCGGGGTGCTCTTCCATGAACTCGGAGTAGATGGCTTCGTCATGCTGGCCGTCGTCGCCGATGAGCAGCCACTTGACGTGCGGGAACTCGGTGGCGAGGCGACGGAGGTTCGTGAGCTTGTGATCGCGTCCGCTGCGGAACCACCGGTCGTGCGTGGGTCCCCAGTCGGTGAGCAGCATCGACCCGGCGGGGAACAGATGCCTCCCGAGGAACCGGCGGAGCGTCGGAGCGACGTTCCAGGCGCCGGTGGAGAGGTAGATCATGGGAGCGCCCGGATGCTGTCGCAGCAGTTGGTCGAGGAGCACGGCCATGCCGGGGACGGGGATGCGCGCGTGCTCGTCGACGACGAACGAGTTCCAGGCCGCGATGAAGGGACGCGGGAGCGCGGTGACCATGACGGTGTCGTCGACGTCGGAGAGCACGCCGAAACGCGTCGACTCGGCCACGATGAAGGCCGTGGCCTCGATGGGGTCTTTGCCCTCGACCGAGAACGTGAAGGTCTGCCAGCCCGGCTCGAGCTCGGCGTGGATCACGGAGTCGATCACACCGCCCCGGTCGGCGACCACGTGGTGCACGGAGTCGCCGATCGTCACGGTGACCTTCGCGAAGCTCACGGGGATCCCGACGAAGCTCCGCCAGCCACGGATGCTCGCCGGCTCGCCGTCGTCTCCCTTGCGCAGCGGGGGGACGATCAGCACGCGGCCCAGGACACGCACCCAGCCCGGACCGCCGTACCCGGGGAACGGGAGGACGGTGGCGCTGCGACCGCGACGGCGCGCTCGCCCCTCACGCCACACGTGGAAGCGGTGTTCGAGGCGCGCGAACCAGTGGATCCGGGGCGCCAGGGGTGCGGAAGCCATTGCTTCAGTCTTTCACGTCCGCACTGTTCTGCGCGTCGGCATCCGGCGTCTCGATGTGACGGGACTCGAGACGGCCCAGCAGCCGCTTACCCAGGAAGATCAGCAGCAGGAACACCGCGATGATGCCGACGAAGATGTAGCCGGCGAAATGCACCCGGTCCACCAGCTCGCGGAAGCTGCCCGCGGCGAGGGAGGTGATGCTGACGTAGGCGGCAGCCCAGAGCAGGCAGGCGGGCGCCGTCCACGCGAGGAAGCGGCGGTACGAGTAGTGGCTCATGCCGACCGTCAGGGGAACGAGCGAGTGGAGAACCGGCAGGAAGCGCGACAGGAAGATGGCGATGCCGCCGCGACGGACCAGGTAGTTCTCGGCGCGCACCCAGTTCTTCTCACCCACGCGCTGGCCGATCCAGGACTGACGGATGCGCGGTCCCAGCCAGCGACCCAGCCAGAAGCCGATGCTCTCGCCGATGAGCGCCCCGATCACGACGGCGATCACCATCGCGATCGCCTCCCAGACGCTCGTCACCCCCATGGACGCGATGATGACGATCGTGTCCCCGGGGACGATGAGACCGACGAGGATGCTCGTCTCCAGCATGACGGCGACCCCGGCGATGAGCGTGCGAGTGACCGGATCGATCGACTGGATCACATCGAACAGCCAGAGGAGGAGGTCGTCCACCCTCCGAGACTACGGGAGCGGTCGCGGCCTAGGCTGTGAACGTGCCCGAGCGACTGACCAGCCGCCTCCTCGGTCGTGCGGTGGATCCCGAAGCGGTGTTCCTCGCTCTCGAGGAGCGTCATGCGGACGTCTTCTGGCTGGATGCCGGATCGACGGCGACCGAGGGATGGAGCTACGTCGGCACGGGGGAGCGCGCCTCGTTCCCCGGCGCGGTGCGGCTCGACGTGGCCGCGACGCGAGACGCCCACGAGCCGCCGTTCCGCAGCGGCTGGGTCGGCTGGTACGACTACGAGAGCGGGGCAGGCGCCGCCGGGGCTCCCGTCGCCGCGCACGGCTCAGACGAAGGGGATGCCTGGCTGCGAGTGACCCGCCTGCTCGCCGTGCGCCATGACGACGGGGCGGCCTGGGTCCTCGCGCAGGATGACCTGGACGAGTGGGAGGCGTTCGTCGCCGCCGCATCGAGCTCGGAGGTTCGTCCCGTCGCCGCGCCGAGACAGCGCTCCG is a window from the Microbacterium sp. LWO14-1.2 genome containing:
- a CDS encoding DUF3592 domain-containing protein, with product MNIPDTLIWLLNFPAAHGYAMVFIAGFSLFGLFALSASGATPGDALRRVREREGLLRPEHAKRGRWGGRLVRIVFRVLTVVMLASLVIGILSLTGVPVTRAYIYEHGQPTTGTRDGDWITFSTASGVEYTVESNFFTPAVYPDRDAYLSGDQVVVRYLPSHPQAYVIDSSQGPR
- a CDS encoding phosphatase domain-containing protein, coding for MASAPLAPRIHWFARLEHRFHVWREGRARRRGRSATVLPFPGYGGPGWVRVLGRVLIVPPLRKGDDGEPASIRGWRSFVGIPVSFAKVTVTIGDSVHHVVADRGGVIDSVIHAELEPGWQTFTFSVEGKDPIEATAFIVAESTRFGVLSDVDDTVMVTALPRPFIAAWNSFVVDEHARIPVPGMAVLLDQLLRQHPGAPMIYLSTGAWNVAPTLRRFLGRHLFPAGSMLLTDWGPTHDRWFRSGRDHKLTNLRRLATEFPHVKWLLIGDDGQHDEAIYSEFMEEHPDSVSGVAIRRLLPAEAVLAGGRAGREPHSEDVAPWVSAEDGAGLRDLLGEAGILD
- a CDS encoding SDR family oxidoreductase, whose product is MSRIIVFGGHGRIALLLAPLLVARGDEVTAVIRNPDHVDDVEKTGATALVSDIEQLDTRGLAEIIAGHDAIVWSAGAGGGSPERTYAVDRDAAIRTMDAAADAGVGRYVMVSWIGSKADHGIPEDDSFFPYADAKWAADEHLRGTDLDGTILGPGTLTFDEPTGRIVIDPEGRGEVSRADVAQVIAESIGNPSTFGRTIRFGNGDADTAVPIGDALSA
- a CDS encoding NAD(P)/FAD-dependent oxidoreductase, producing MDILDSVVIGAGQAGLSASYHLTRLGIRHVVLDADDRPGGAWQHRWDALTMRDVHGVAELPDDAAPPRDDERANVAVPATFAAYEKAHGLPVVRPVRVDRVTDDDGILIVHAGDREWRTRTIVNATGTWTHPFLPHYPAMETFLGDQFHTVDYPGPEFFRGKRVLVVGGGASAVQFLGAIAPIAETVWATRREPVWRTDDFTPEAGAAAVALVEQRVAQGLPPESVVSVTGLMLREQEREAERLGAYADRRPMFERIEPDGVRWADGTFERVDVILWATGFRPAIAHLAPLHLRSAAGGIQLDRNGRGTTAVADPRIQLVGYGPSASTIGANRAGRAAAKGVQLALATRTVPAP
- a CDS encoding glycoside hydrolase family 3 N-terminal domain-containing protein, with translation MRRRPAAAISAAVIVALGMLSAPAVAVDAPATRASVPRAPSAADGGGIDARAAQLVERMSTAEQAASVVMGHIPTTDPTALASYMQQGFGGFILMGANVPESGDVTVVTDALVADADADADADPPPLLAIDQEGGIVSRLGADTYPASTSLKTQPVAATSAAFAARAALVARSGIHVNFGTVADVPADSASFIFGRALGADPQSAAERVVAATAAQEPVVASTLKHFPGHGAAPGDSHHAIPSTTETLDEWRATDAVPFAAGVDAGASLLMFGHLAYTAIDAAPASLSPAWHEIARDELGFDGVIVTDDLGMLSSSGIAAYADPVANAVTALAAGSDLLLMIAGSTPDTAGQIAAGITAAVEAGTVPEERLVDAATRVMALRLQQATASTEWTLCAECTPVD
- a CDS encoding 3-methyladenine DNA glycosylase; the encoded protein is MRLSPTTWLERERAHHERADALTAEHRARASRRETHPVWDFLFTYYSYKPAQLRRWHPGAGVELEDAGERRTWRWYSPGTTPDGAVPDAAGFAAEKPELAGLVERMLRRTASRPGQFGCFGLHEWAMVYRADEHRHAVPLRLGQAGTDLVVESHELRCTHFDAFRFFTPDAVPRNRTPLTRDDQPLFEQPGCLHAGMDLYKWALKLGPLVPGELLLDAFELARDIRLLDMEAAPYDLSAWGVVPVPIETPEGKAEYVRRQRGFAERGAALRARLLESWLGADALMAV
- a CDS encoding MerR family transcriptional regulator, which encodes MAWSTKQLADLAGTTVKTVRHYHRVGVLDEPERAGNGYKQYRTAHLVRLLQVKRMSDLGISLAQIRALATNSADADASIAILDAELEATIERLQRVRAELALLLRYRAPLDTPAPFANSADGLPEKYRGLLTVYSRVLNETVLHDTSVLLTEPDDASEPFEALTDESDGAVVEHVAQLLAVSMAAHRERFPWAADLRSATRTKGSLAQEALSSALLDTFNHGQLRALARADEILRRGEAEDDPPA
- a CDS encoding DedA family protein is translated as MDDLLLWLFDVIQSIDPVTRTLIAGVAVMLETSILVGLIVPGDTIVIIASMGVTSVWEAIAMVIAVVIGALIGESIGFWLGRWLGPRIRQSWIGQRVGEKNWVRAENYLVRRGGIAIFLSRFLPVLHSLVPLTVGMSHYSYRRFLAWTAPACLLWAAAYVSITSLAAGSFRELVDRVHFAGYIFVGIIAVFLLLIFLGKRLLGRLESRHIETPDADAQNSADVKD
- a CDS encoding type II CAAX endopeptidase family protein, whose protein sequence is MTNDTSKTNAPRTNASTTAERRPQWLELIVALVSAVLIYGAGIVLLGIFPAPTPALEGVAGLFFSGAAPILVFTIVVLVRMRDLSAFGVRRVEPRWLLIAVLLAAACFAVILTFDTVVQHLFPGVDDSQDTLRAAASGGVLALIGTIFFGAVLTPLGEELVFRGILTRFFERWGSWAAIVLSALIFAVFHGINLVLPSALLVGLVNGWLMVRTKSVWPGVVVHIVYNSAFLILYSFG